The proteins below are encoded in one region of Nakamurella flava:
- a CDS encoding Ltp family lipoprotein → MSELRLLRPVIATALAVGAVLLTGCSAPTGTAAPAAVTVTADPVTVTKTAPSTVKVTTTTTADASTVTAPPVTVTEQAAAAAATTERASTTAAAPATPAADTAAGSGMSASQRSAVRSAQSYLEYSGFSRQGLIDQLSSEYGEKFSVEDATAAVDSLTVDWNAEAAQSAKSYSEFTAMSCQGMIDQLSSEHGEQFTQEQARFGASSVGLC, encoded by the coding sequence ATGTCCGAATTGCGCCTGCTGCGCCCCGTGATCGCCACCGCTCTCGCCGTCGGGGCCGTGCTGTTGACCGGCTGTTCCGCGCCGACCGGAACCGCCGCGCCGGCCGCGGTCACGGTGACCGCCGATCCGGTGACCGTCACCAAGACGGCCCCCTCGACCGTCAAGGTCACGACGACGACGACCGCCGACGCGTCGACCGTGACGGCCCCGCCGGTGACGGTGACCGAGCAGGCCGCAGCGGCAGCGGCGACCACCGAGCGTGCGTCGACGACCGCCGCTGCCCCGGCCACCCCGGCCGCGGACACCGCCGCCGGGTCGGGCATGTCGGCCTCCCAGCGGTCCGCCGTCCGGTCCGCCCAGAGTTACCTGGAGTACAGCGGCTTCTCGCGGCAGGGCCTGATCGACCAGCTGTCGTCCGAGTACGGCGAGAAGTTCTCGGTCGAGGACGCGACCGCCGCCGTGGACAGCCTGACGGTGGACTGGAACGCGGAGGCAGCGCAGTCGGCCAAGTCCTATTCGGAGTTCACCGCGATGTCCTGCCAGGGGATGATCGACCAGCTGTCCTCCGAACACGGCGAGCAGTTCACCCAGGAGCAGGCCCGGTTCGGCGCCTCGTCGGTGGGGCTGTGCTGA
- a CDS encoding SDR family oxidoreductase — protein sequence MMDQRRIAVVTGGSAGIGRATVREFAAAGYDVAVLARGHAGVDAAVSEVQRAGRRGLALYVDVADREAVEEAADRVERDLGPIDVWVNVAFAGSLSYFWDTTPQEFERMTEVTYYGQVNGTRAALRYMRERDRGAIVNVSSAMAYRSIPLQSAYCGAKHAIKGLTESIITELRATGSHVSIGLVTLPGVNTTQFDWNLNKMPRHPMPVPPIVQPEVCARAIRFSAEHPRRNMWVGIATAYTVLGNRVAPAFVDWYLGRTGVKSQQTDQDTPRWGSNVFEPRDEQTDRGAHGAFSEKAATRDPVSFAARHRRAGLGVGVAAAVALAATTLQRRPR from the coding sequence ATGATGGACCAGCGTCGCATCGCCGTCGTCACCGGCGGGTCGGCCGGCATCGGCCGGGCCACCGTCCGCGAGTTCGCCGCCGCCGGGTACGACGTCGCCGTGCTCGCCCGGGGTCATGCCGGCGTCGACGCGGCGGTATCCGAGGTGCAGCGGGCCGGCCGACGAGGCCTGGCCCTGTACGTCGACGTGGCCGACCGGGAGGCGGTGGAGGAGGCCGCCGATCGGGTCGAGCGGGACCTCGGGCCGATCGATGTCTGGGTCAATGTCGCGTTCGCCGGGTCGTTGTCGTACTTCTGGGACACCACGCCGCAGGAGTTCGAGCGGATGACCGAGGTGACCTACTACGGGCAGGTCAACGGGACCCGGGCCGCTTTGCGGTACATGCGGGAGCGGGACCGGGGCGCCATCGTCAACGTGTCCAGCGCGATGGCCTACCGGTCGATCCCCCTGCAGTCGGCCTACTGCGGGGCCAAGCACGCCATCAAGGGACTGACCGAGTCGATCATCACCGAGCTCCGGGCCACCGGTAGCCACGTGAGCATCGGGTTGGTGACGCTTCCCGGGGTCAACACCACGCAGTTCGACTGGAATCTCAACAAGATGCCCCGCCACCCCATGCCGGTGCCGCCCATCGTGCAACCGGAGGTCTGTGCCCGGGCCATCCGCTTCTCGGCCGAACACCCGCGCCGCAACATGTGGGTCGGGATCGCCACCGCCTACACCGTTCTCGGCAACCGGGTGGCTCCGGCGTTCGTCGACTGGTACCTGGGCCGGACCGGCGTGAAGTCCCAGCAGACCGATCAGGACACGCCCCGCTGGGGGTCGAACGTCTTCGAACCGCGCGACGAGCAGACCGATCGCGGCGCGCACGGGGCGTTCTCGGAAAAGGCGGCCACTCGGGACCCGGTGTCGTTCGCGGCCCGGCATCGACGGGCGGGCCTCGGCGTCGGGGTGGCCGCGGCCGTCGCCCTGGCTGCGACGACCCTGCAGCGGCGGCCGCGATGA
- a CDS encoding glycoside hydrolase family 15 protein, which translates to MNASPASTRDLLGTGPAASERDGTRSSPQSIAVRDVDGFVDLDDYGVVGNGCGVAVIALDGGVDWWAVPRLDAPPVFSALLDPVDGGRCSLRPVDPRAEVVRRYLPGTNVLETTYRTVDGTATVVDSLNVGNAGALPWSELARRVTGVTGSVRFALHVAPGTGLGRWGPWTEDDSRGALLHAGDTTLAVRAPDGVELDVQSLSVRAHFVVGAGERCVIGVVASADRPLFLTGVDAIDARIDLSVSRWRQWSDQVCWDAPRREQVVRSALALKLLLMSETGAIAAAATTSLPEMVGGPKNWDYRYCWIRDTVLTVDALSVCGFEEEVHAAVSWLLRTIRRHGPDIHVMYTLDGDLLETSSHAAVPGYRDSRPVMIGNDAISQVQLGIYGELFGTVAKWVADGHVLDVTSARQLADLADRCADVWRHDDAGIWELQQNRPYTSSKMNCWRALDAAARLAADGHLAGPAHRWRAAADRIHAWVDEHCWSERKQAYTFYAGTDELDASVLLAAGYGFDTGARMSSTIDAIVAELGVGPLVYRYSGVHAEEQTFVACAYWLVGALAIVGRLTEARCRMDDLDRIANPLGLLAEMSTPGTFALTGNLPQALSHLALINAAATLRDAEQKESA; encoded by the coding sequence GTGAACGCCAGCCCAGCATCGACCCGCGACCTTCTCGGCACGGGACCGGCCGCCTCGGAACGAGATGGGACGCGGTCGTCGCCGCAGTCGATCGCAGTTCGGGACGTCGACGGGTTCGTCGATCTGGACGACTACGGTGTCGTCGGCAACGGCTGTGGTGTCGCGGTCATCGCTCTCGACGGCGGTGTCGACTGGTGGGCCGTTCCCCGTCTCGACGCCCCGCCGGTGTTCTCGGCGCTCCTGGACCCGGTCGACGGCGGCCGCTGCTCGCTGCGTCCCGTCGATCCCCGGGCCGAGGTCGTCCGTCGCTACCTCCCGGGGACCAACGTCCTGGAGACCACCTACCGCACCGTCGACGGGACGGCGACGGTCGTCGACTCGCTGAACGTCGGCAACGCCGGCGCCCTGCCCTGGAGTGAACTGGCCCGCCGCGTGACGGGGGTGACCGGAAGCGTGCGCTTCGCGCTGCACGTCGCGCCCGGGACCGGACTGGGCCGATGGGGACCCTGGACCGAGGACGACTCCCGCGGGGCGCTGCTGCACGCGGGGGACACCACTCTGGCGGTGCGCGCGCCGGACGGGGTGGAGCTCGATGTCCAGTCGCTGTCGGTGCGGGCGCACTTCGTCGTCGGTGCGGGCGAGCGGTGCGTCATCGGCGTGGTCGCGTCGGCCGACCGCCCGCTGTTCCTGACCGGTGTCGATGCCATCGACGCCCGCATCGATCTGTCGGTGTCACGGTGGCGGCAGTGGAGCGACCAGGTCTGCTGGGACGCCCCCCGCCGGGAACAGGTCGTGCGCAGCGCGCTGGCCCTCAAGCTGCTGCTGATGTCCGAGACCGGCGCCATCGCCGCGGCGGCCACCACCTCGCTGCCGGAGATGGTCGGCGGCCCCAAGAACTGGGATTACCGGTACTGCTGGATCCGTGACACCGTCCTGACGGTCGACGCCCTGTCGGTGTGCGGCTTCGAGGAGGAGGTGCACGCGGCGGTCTCCTGGCTGCTACGCACCATCCGCCGGCACGGTCCGGACATCCACGTGATGTACACGCTCGACGGCGATCTGCTCGAGACCAGCAGTCACGCAGCGGTTCCCGGTTACCGTGACAGCCGACCGGTGATGATCGGCAACGACGCCATCTCGCAGGTCCAGCTCGGTATCTACGGCGAACTCTTCGGCACCGTCGCCAAGTGGGTGGCCGACGGACACGTGCTCGACGTGACCTCGGCCCGCCAGCTGGCCGACCTGGCCGACCGGTGCGCCGACGTCTGGCGGCACGACGACGCCGGTATCTGGGAGTTGCAGCAGAACCGGCCCTACACATCGTCGAAGATGAACTGCTGGCGGGCGTTGGACGCCGCCGCGCGGCTGGCCGCCGACGGCCATCTGGCCGGCCCGGCGCACCGGTGGCGGGCGGCGGCTGATCGGATCCACGCCTGGGTCGACGAGCACTGCTGGTCCGAGCGCAAACAGGCGTACACCTTCTACGCCGGCACCGACGAGCTCGACGCGTCCGTCCTGCTGGCCGCCGGGTACGGGTTCGACACCGGTGCCCGGATGAGTTCGACCATCGACGCGATCGTGGCCGAACTGGGGGTCGGTCCGCTGGTCTATCGCTACAGCGGGGTCCACGCCGAGGAGCAGACGTTCGTGGCCTGTGCGTACTGGCTCGTCGGCGCTCTGGCGATCGTCGGCCGTCTGACCGAAGCCCGTTGCCGGATGGACGATCTCGACCGGATCGCCAATCCGCTGGGCTTGCTCGCCGAGATGAGCACCCCCGGCACCTTCGCGCTGACCGGCAACCTGCCGCAGGCGCTGAGCCACCTGGCTCTCATCAACGCCGCCGCCACCCTGCGCGACGCCGAACAGAAGGAATCCGCATGA
- a CDS encoding TetR/AcrR family transcriptional regulator has protein sequence MAVDRELRAQRLQAVRQRLLDGANGLLEQGAWPEVTIEQIAASAGVSRTVFYQHFADRQELLLTLFGGIAADLTHVADDWMVMGGADPSAEHGRSLRQLVGVFQRHGRLLQAVRDAAVSDPEVAAAWERLSTGIVEETTVAIERDVAQGHTRVDDPAEMSRALTAMMENHLLRSFGRAPFPDPDAVAATLTTVWVRTLYDGR, from the coding sequence ATGGCAGTGGACCGGGAGTTGCGGGCGCAGCGGCTGCAGGCGGTGCGGCAGCGGCTCCTCGACGGAGCGAACGGCCTATTGGAACAGGGAGCGTGGCCAGAGGTCACCATCGAGCAGATCGCCGCGTCGGCGGGTGTGTCACGGACGGTCTTCTACCAGCACTTCGCCGATCGCCAGGAGTTGCTGCTGACCCTGTTCGGCGGCATCGCCGCCGACCTGACCCACGTGGCGGACGACTGGATGGTGATGGGCGGGGCCGACCCGTCGGCCGAGCACGGCCGGAGTCTGCGGCAGCTGGTGGGGGTCTTCCAGCGGCATGGACGCCTCCTACAGGCGGTCCGGGATGCCGCGGTGTCGGATCCGGAGGTCGCCGCCGCCTGGGAGCGACTGTCGACGGGGATCGTCGAGGAGACGACCGTCGCGATCGAACGGGATGTCGCCCAGGGGCACACGCGGGTGGACGACCCCGCGGAGATGTCGCGGGCGCTGACGGCGATGATGGAGAACCACCTGCTCCGGTCGTTCGGCCGGGCCCCGTTCCCGGACCCCGACGCGGTCGCTGCCACGCTGACCACCGTGTGGGTGCGCACCCTCTACGACGGCCGCTGA
- a CDS encoding aldose 1-epimerase family protein, which produces MTSPRPVSGRQFEISHGGARVRVGAVAAVLREFSVDGVHFTETWPDDLVAPMGCGMVLVPWPNRVDGGRWKHGGKTQQLDLTDPGNGHATHGLLRNTPYELVTQTDSAVTLAASVYPQHGYPFTLDTSVTYSLGPDGLTVTHQIANVGDAPAPFGVGAHPYLRVGDVPAADLTLTVSAQACAPTNDRLLPEPVQPVIDGGWDLRDGRRVGELDFNLAFTDFAARDGRVEHALDAPDGTGLRLWADDVFRWLMVYTPADFPGSGPAEQRRHAVALEPMTSPANALASKVDLLIVEPGESWTGSWGLRPVGF; this is translated from the coding sequence ATGACGTCCCCGCGACCGGTCAGCGGCCGGCAGTTCGAGATCAGCCACGGCGGGGCCCGGGTGCGGGTCGGGGCGGTGGCCGCGGTGCTCCGCGAGTTCAGCGTGGACGGCGTCCACTTCACCGAGACCTGGCCGGACGATCTCGTCGCCCCGATGGGGTGCGGGATGGTGCTGGTCCCGTGGCCGAACCGGGTCGACGGCGGCCGGTGGAAGCACGGCGGGAAGACCCAGCAGCTCGACCTGACCGACCCGGGCAACGGGCACGCCACCCACGGTCTGCTGCGCAACACCCCCTACGAGCTGGTGACGCAGACCGACAGTGCGGTCACCCTGGCGGCCAGCGTCTACCCGCAGCACGGATACCCGTTCACCCTGGACACCAGCGTCACCTACTCCCTCGGCCCGGACGGGCTGACCGTGACCCACCAGATCGCCAACGTCGGCGACGCGCCCGCGCCGTTCGGTGTCGGGGCGCACCCCTACCTGCGGGTCGGGGACGTCCCCGCAGCCGACCTGACGCTGACGGTCTCCGCGCAGGCGTGCGCGCCGACCAACGACCGGTTGCTCCCCGAACCGGTGCAGCCGGTCATCGACGGCGGATGGGATCTGCGGGACGGCCGGCGGGTCGGCGAGCTGGACTTCAACCTCGCGTTCACCGACTTCGCCGCGCGGGACGGCCGGGTCGAGCATGCGCTCGACGCCCCCGACGGCACGGGCCTGCGGTTGTGGGCGGACGACGTCTTCCGGTGGCTGATGGTCTACACGCCGGCCGACTTCCCGGGTAGCGGCCCGGCGGAGCAGCGGCGGCACGCGGTGGCGCTCGAGCCGATGACCAGCCCGGCGAACGCACTGGCTTCCAAGGTGGACCTGCTGATCGTCGAGCCGGGCGAGAGCTGGACTGGGAGTTGGGGTCTGCGGCCGGTCGGGTTCTGA
- a CDS encoding MFS transporter, with translation MTSPDPAAGEASEPEVVAPPGKSGPARSVDPPEKRVTGLRRIAPDVRPLAIPAYRRLFLGQVCTVVGAQLTAVAVQQQIFDLTGSSAWVGIASLVALVPLVVFGLLGGAIADTYDRRKLLMITSVGIAVTSIGLWVAALGGGSGESVWIVMALLALQQAFFAVNQPTRSAILPRIVPAAMVPSANALNMTVFSTGVIVGPLLGGLLIPLVGLPWLYFLDAITMVAILYAVFRLPPVPPLGERRGRAKVSEGLKYLRWQPLLLMTFVVDIIAMVCGMPRALFPQMAEETFGGPPGGGVALGVLNASLAIGSLLGGLTGGWISRVRRQGVAIIAAIIVWGFAMIVFGLSSPLWLAVIALAIGGWSDLVSAVYRSTILQVAATDEMRGRLQGVFTVVVAGGPRVADFVHGVVAEATSTTIATVGGGMATVVLTVLAAFLGRSLWRYDAGRRPVGDA, from the coding sequence GTGACGTCCCCCGACCCCGCCGCGGGCGAGGCATCCGAACCGGAGGTGGTCGCCCCACCCGGAAAGTCCGGTCCGGCCCGATCCGTCGACCCGCCGGAGAAGCGGGTTACCGGTCTGCGGCGCATCGCGCCCGACGTCCGTCCGCTGGCCATCCCGGCCTACCGGCGGCTGTTCCTCGGTCAGGTGTGCACGGTGGTCGGGGCTCAGCTGACCGCGGTGGCGGTGCAGCAGCAGATCTTCGACCTCACCGGCAGCTCGGCCTGGGTCGGGATCGCCTCGCTGGTCGCCCTGGTGCCGCTCGTGGTGTTCGGCCTGCTCGGTGGGGCCATCGCCGACACCTACGACCGCCGCAAGCTGCTGATGATCACCTCGGTCGGTATCGCGGTGACCAGCATCGGCCTGTGGGTGGCGGCGCTGGGCGGCGGGTCCGGCGAGTCGGTGTGGATCGTGATGGCCCTGCTCGCCCTGCAGCAGGCGTTCTTCGCGGTCAACCAGCCGACCCGCAGCGCCATCCTGCCGCGCATCGTGCCGGCGGCCATGGTGCCGTCGGCCAACGCCCTGAACATGACGGTGTTCTCCACCGGCGTCATCGTCGGTCCGCTGCTCGGCGGCCTGCTGATTCCGCTCGTCGGGCTGCCGTGGTTGTATTTCCTCGACGCGATCACGATGGTCGCCATCCTGTACGCGGTGTTCCGCCTGCCCCCGGTGCCGCCGCTGGGCGAGCGGCGCGGCCGGGCCAAGGTCAGCGAGGGACTGAAGTACCTGCGCTGGCAGCCGCTGCTGCTGATGACGTTCGTCGTCGACATCATCGCCATGGTCTGCGGCATGCCCCGGGCGCTGTTCCCGCAGATGGCCGAGGAGACGTTCGGTGGGCCGCCCGGCGGGGGTGTGGCCCTGGGTGTGCTGAACGCGTCCCTGGCCATCGGGTCGCTGCTCGGCGGGCTGACCGGCGGCTGGATCTCCCGGGTCCGCCGGCAGGGCGTGGCCATCATCGCGGCCATCATCGTGTGGGGCTTCGCGATGATCGTCTTCGGCTTGAGCTCGCCGCTGTGGCTCGCCGTCATCGCCCTGGCCATCGGCGGCTGGTCCGACCTGGTCAGCGCGGTCTACCGGTCGACGATCCTGCAGGTGGCGGCGACCGACGAGATGCGCGGCCGACTGCAGGGCGTGTTCACCGTGGTGGTGGCCGGCGGCCCACGGGTGGCCGACTTCGTCCACGGCGTGGTCGCCGAGGCCACCTCGACCACGATCGCCACCGTCGGCGGTGGTATGGCGACCGTGGTCCTGACGGTGCTCGCCGCGTTCCTGGGGCGGTCGCTGTGGCGGTACGACGCCGGTCGGCGCCCGGTGGGCGACGCCTGA
- the pdxH gene encoding pyridoxamine 5'-phosphate oxidase — MAQHRASEPADERDRPDHDLAAMRESYARGGLDEADLAADWVTQFHRWLDDTIAAELPEPNAMIVGTASPDGVVATRTVLCKGIDERGVVFYTNLESDKSRDLAANPRASITFPWHGLQRQVHVRGPVVRVSDDETLAYWNSRPQGSKVGAWASPQSRVLSGRAELEELQRQVEERFFPLDRDERPDGPLPEVPLPPFWGGWRVEPETVEFWQGRIGRLHDRLRFRRTDDGSWVVERLAP, encoded by the coding sequence GTGGCCCAGCACCGAGCGTCCGAGCCGGCTGACGAGCGCGACCGGCCCGACCACGACCTGGCCGCCATGCGGGAGAGCTACGCCCGCGGCGGGCTGGACGAGGCCGACCTGGCCGCCGACTGGGTCACCCAGTTCCACCGCTGGCTCGACGACACGATCGCCGCCGAGCTGCCCGAGCCCAACGCGATGATCGTGGGCACCGCGTCCCCCGACGGCGTGGTCGCCACCCGGACGGTGCTCTGCAAGGGCATCGACGAGCGGGGCGTCGTCTTCTACACCAACCTCGAATCGGACAAGAGTCGCGATCTGGCGGCCAACCCGCGGGCGTCCATCACCTTTCCCTGGCACGGGTTGCAGCGACAGGTGCACGTCCGCGGCCCGGTGGTCCGGGTGTCGGACGACGAGACCCTGGCCTACTGGAACAGCCGCCCGCAGGGCTCCAAGGTCGGCGCCTGGGCCAGCCCTCAGTCCCGGGTGCTGTCGGGGCGGGCCGAGCTTGAGGAACTGCAGCGTCAGGTCGAGGAACGCTTCTTCCCCCTGGACCGGGACGAACGCCCCGACGGGCCGCTGCCCGAGGTCCCGTTGCCGCCGTTCTGGGGCGGCTGGCGGGTCGAGCCGGAGACGGTCGAGTTCTGGCAGGGCCGCATCGGCCGGTTGCACGACCGGCTGCGGTTTCGCCGCACCGACGACGGCTCGTGGGTCGTGGAGCGGCTGGCGCCCTGA
- a CDS encoding citrate synthase 2, whose amino-acid sequence MTQAPAAPAAPAAAPFVPGLEGVVAFHTEIAEPDRNGGALRYRGVDVGDLAGRVPYDDVWALLVDGEFGAQLPVDTGLPVVRTGDVRVDLQSSLPALATERHFGPLLDISDEQARDHLAQTTSAALSYVARSARGDQHEVPESLVAAGRTTVERFMTAWLGEPTPEQIRAIDAYWVSAAEHGLNASTFTARVIASTGADVPASIAGAVGAMSGPLHGGAPARVLPMIEQVERDGDPHGLVSGILDRKERLMGFGHRVYRAEDPRARVLRRTCRELGATRYEAAAALEQAALEILRERRPDRAIETNVEFWAAVILDFAGVPAPMMPAMFTCARMAGWSAHILEQKRLGRLVRPSAVYDGPAPRPVSAVAGYRTLASAN is encoded by the coding sequence ATGACCCAAGCCCCCGCCGCACCTGCCGCCCCCGCCGCCGCGCCGTTCGTCCCCGGCCTGGAGGGCGTCGTCGCGTTCCACACCGAGATCGCCGAACCGGACCGCAACGGCGGCGCGCTGCGCTATCGCGGCGTCGACGTCGGCGACCTGGCCGGCCGGGTGCCCTACGACGACGTGTGGGCCCTGCTGGTGGACGGCGAGTTCGGGGCGCAACTGCCGGTGGACACCGGGCTTCCGGTCGTCCGCACCGGGGACGTCCGGGTCGATCTGCAGTCCTCGCTGCCCGCCCTGGCCACCGAACGCCACTTCGGTCCGCTGCTGGACATCAGCGACGAGCAGGCCCGTGACCACCTGGCCCAGACCACGTCGGCGGCGCTGAGCTACGTGGCCCGTTCGGCGCGGGGCGACCAGCACGAAGTGCCCGAGTCGCTGGTCGCCGCCGGCCGGACCACCGTCGAGCGGTTCATGACGGCCTGGCTGGGTGAGCCCACCCCCGAGCAGATCCGGGCCATCGACGCCTACTGGGTGTCGGCCGCCGAACACGGGCTGAACGCCTCGACCTTCACCGCCCGGGTCATCGCCTCGACCGGCGCCGACGTGCCCGCCAGCATCGCCGGCGCCGTGGGCGCCATGTCCGGCCCGCTGCACGGCGGCGCCCCGGCCCGGGTGCTGCCGATGATCGAGCAGGTCGAACGGGACGGCGACCCGCACGGCCTGGTCAGCGGCATCCTCGACCGCAAGGAACGCCTGATGGGCTTCGGGCACCGGGTCTACCGGGCCGAGGATCCGCGGGCCCGCGTGCTGCGCCGTACGTGCCGGGAACTCGGCGCCACCCGTTACGAGGCCGCAGCGGCGCTGGAGCAGGCGGCGCTGGAGATCCTCCGCGAACGTCGCCCGGACCGGGCGATCGAGACGAACGTCGAGTTCTGGGCCGCGGTCATCCTCGATTTCGCCGGCGTTCCGGCGCCGATGATGCCGGCGATGTTCACCTGCGCCCGGATGGCCGGCTGGAGCGCCCACATCCTGGAGCAGAAGCGGCTCGGCCGGCTGGTGAGGCCGTCGGCCGTCTACGACGGACCGGCGCCCCGTCCGGTGAGCGCCGTCGCCGGGTACCGGACGCTGGCCTCCGCCAACTGA
- the serC gene encoding phosphoserine transaminase, which produces MTDTATAPLTLPADLLPRDGRFGCGPSKVRPEALAALAASGSSVMGTSHRQKPVKTLVHRVREGLGQLFSLPEGYEVILGNGGTTAFWDAAALGLVRERSQHLTFGEFSSKFATVTKGAPFLADPQVISAPVGDAPEAVAAADVDVYAWAHNETSTGVAVPVRRPAGATDDQLVLIDATSGAGGLPVDIAQSDVYYFAPQKVFAADGGLWIALASPAALERIGEIAATDRWIPEFLSLSVALDNSVKDQTLNTPAVATLFLLADQIDWLNDHGGLDWATGRTAESSSRLYSWAEASSFASPFVARPELRSQVVGTIDFADTVDASAVAKTLRANGVVDTEPYRKLGRNQLRIGMFPAIDPDDVSALTACIDHVVERLG; this is translated from the coding sequence ATGACCGACACCGCCACCGCTCCGCTCACGCTGCCCGCCGACCTGCTCCCCCGGGACGGTCGTTTCGGCTGTGGGCCGTCCAAGGTCCGTCCGGAGGCACTGGCCGCGCTGGCCGCCTCCGGGTCGTCGGTGATGGGCACCTCGCACCGCCAGAAGCCGGTCAAGACGCTGGTCCACCGCGTGCGCGAGGGCCTGGGGCAGCTGTTCTCCCTTCCCGAGGGCTACGAGGTCATCCTGGGTAACGGCGGCACCACCGCGTTCTGGGACGCCGCCGCCCTGGGGCTGGTGCGGGAACGCTCGCAGCACCTCACCTTCGGCGAGTTCTCGTCCAAGTTCGCGACGGTCACCAAGGGCGCACCGTTCCTGGCCGACCCGCAGGTGATCAGCGCACCCGTCGGTGACGCCCCGGAGGCGGTGGCCGCGGCCGACGTCGACGTCTACGCCTGGGCGCACAACGAGACCTCCACCGGGGTGGCCGTTCCCGTGCGGCGACCGGCCGGCGCCACCGACGACCAGCTGGTGCTGATCGACGCGACTTCCGGCGCCGGCGGTCTGCCGGTCGACATCGCCCAGAGCGACGTCTACTACTTCGCCCCGCAGAAGGTGTTCGCGGCCGACGGCGGTCTGTGGATCGCGCTCGCCTCCCCCGCGGCGCTGGAACGCATCGGGGAGATCGCGGCGACCGACCGGTGGATCCCGGAGTTCCTGTCGCTGTCCGTCGCCCTGGACAACAGCGTCAAGGACCAGACGCTGAACACCCCCGCGGTGGCCACCCTGTTCCTGCTGGCCGATCAGATCGACTGGCTGAACGATCACGGCGGTCTCGACTGGGCGACCGGCCGGACGGCCGAGTCGTCGTCCCGGCTGTACTCCTGGGCCGAGGCCAGCAGTTTCGCGTCGCCCTTCGTGGCCCGTCCGGAGCTGCGCTCGCAGGTGGTCGGGACCATCGATTTCGCCGACACGGTCGACGCGTCCGCGGTCGCGAAGACGTTGCGCGCCAACGGCGTCGTCGACACCGAGCCGTACCGCAAGCTGGGCCGCAACCAGCTGCGGATCGGCATGTTCCCGGCGATCGACCCGGACGACGTGTCCGCCCTGACCGCCTGCATCGACCACGTCGTCGAGCGGCTGGGCTGA
- a CDS encoding winged helix-turn-helix transcriptional regulator, whose product MPVTDTTTAPTVWARMAADVLGPEGATGGSADDGRDALFGVGCPSRRLLDTITSRWGVLVVLALSERSMRWGELHRFIDGISEKMLAQTLRALESEGLVHRASAGTVPPRVDYSLTDRGRQAAAVVEPLVRWVGQDTVATARRADAS is encoded by the coding sequence ATGCCCGTCACCGACACGACCACCGCACCGACCGTGTGGGCTCGGATGGCCGCCGACGTGCTCGGCCCCGAGGGTGCCACCGGCGGCTCCGCGGACGACGGTCGGGACGCCCTGTTCGGCGTCGGCTGCCCGAGCCGTCGCCTGCTGGACACGATCACCAGCCGATGGGGCGTCCTGGTGGTGCTGGCGTTGTCCGAGCGGTCGATGCGCTGGGGGGAGTTGCACCGGTTCATCGACGGCATCAGCGAGAAGATGCTGGCCCAGACGTTGCGGGCGCTCGAGTCCGAGGGTCTGGTGCACCGGGCATCGGCCGGGACCGTGCCCCCGCGGGTGGACTACTCGCTGACCGACCGGGGCCGGCAAGCGGCCGCGGTCGTCGAGCCGCTCGTGCGGTGGGTCGGGCAGGACACGGTGGCGACCGCCCGGCGGGCCGACGCGAGCTGA